One Cynocephalus volans isolate mCynVol1 chromosome 7, mCynVol1.pri, whole genome shotgun sequence genomic region harbors:
- the ZIC2 gene encoding zinc finger protein ZIC 2, producing MLLDAGPQFPAIGVGSFARHHHHSAAAAAAAAAEMQDRELSLAAAQNGFVDSAAAHMGAFKLNPGAHELSPGQSSAFTSQGPGAYPGSAAAAAAAAALGPHAAHVGSYSGPPFNSTRDFLFRSRGFGDSAPGGGQHGLFGPGAGGLHHAHSDAQGHLLFPGLPEQHGPHGSQNVLNGQMRLGLPGEVFGRSEQYRQVASPRTDPYSAAQLHNQYGPMNMNMGMNMAAAAAHHHHHHHHPGAFFRYMRQQCIKQELICKWIDPEQLSNPKKSCNKTFSTMHELVTHVSVEHVGGPEQSNHVCFWEECPREGKPFKAKYKLVNHIRVHTGEKPFPCPFPGCGKVFARSENLKIHKRTHTGEKPFQCEFEGCDRRFANSSDRKKHMHVHTSDKPYLCKMCDKSYTHPSSLRKHMKVHESSPQGSESSPAASSGYESSTPPGLVSPSAEPQSSSNLSPAAAAAAAAAAAAVSAVHRGGGSGSGGAGGGSGGGSGGGGGAGGGGGGSSGGGSGTAGGHSGLSSNFNEWYV from the exons ATGCTCCTGGACGCGGGGCCGCAGTTCCCGGCCATCGGGGTGGGCAGCTTCGCGCGCCACCATCACCACTCGGCCGccgcagcggcggcggcggccgccgAGATGCAGGACCGCGAACTGAGCCTGGCGGCGGCGCAGAACGGCTTCGTGGACTCGGCCGCCGCGCACATGGGAGCCTTCAAGCTCAACCCGGGCGCGCACGAGCTGTCCCCGGGTCAGAGTTCGGCGTTCACGTCGCAGGGCCCCGGTGCCTACCCTGGCTCCGCTGCGGctgcggccgccgccgccgcgctcgGACCCCACGCCGCGCACGTTGGCTCCTACTCTGGGCCGCCCTTCAACTCCACCCGGGACTTCCTTTTCCGCAGCCGCGGCTTCGGGGACTCAGCACCCGGCGGCGGGCAGCACGGGCTGTTCGGGCCGGGCGCGGGAGGCCTGCACCACGCACACTCGGACGCGCAGGGCCACCTCCTCTTCCCTGGCCTCCCGGAGCAGCACGGGCCGCACGGCTCGCAGAATGTGCTCAACGGGCAGATGCGCCTCGGGCTGCCGGGCGAGGTGTTCGGGCGCTCGGAGCAATACCGCCAGGTGGCCAGCCCGCGGACCGACCCCTACTCGGCGGCGCAGCTCCACAACCAGTACGGCCCCATGAATATGAACATGGGTATGAACATGGCAGCGGCCGCggcccaccaccaccatcaccaccaccaccccggTGCCTTTTTCCGCTACATGCGGCAGCAGTGCATCAAGCAGGAGCTCATCTGCAAGTGGATCGACCCTGAGCAGCTGAGCAACCCCAAGAAGAGCTGCAACAAAACTTTCAGCACCATGCATGAGCTGGTGACCCACGTCTCTGTGGAACATGTCGGCGGCCCAGAACAGAGCAACCACGTCTGCTTCTGGGAGGAGTGCCCACGCGAGGGCAAGCCCTTCAAGGCCAAGTACAAACTGGTCAACCACATCCGCGTGCACACCGGCGAGAagcccttcccctgccccttcccGGGCTGCGGCAAGGTCTTCGCGCGCTCCGAGAACCTCAAGATCCACAAAAGGACCCACACAG GGGAGAAGCCGTTCCAGTGCGAGTTCGAGGGCTGCGACCGGCGCTTCGCCAACAGCAGCGACAGGAAGAAGCACATGCACGTCCACACCTCCGATAAGCCCTATCTCTGCAAGATGTGCGACAAGTCCTACACGCACCCCAGCTCGCTGCGGAAGCACATGAAG GTCCATGAGTCCTCCCCGCAAGGCTCCGAGTCCTCCCCGGCCGCCAGCTCCGGCTACGAGTCGTCCACGCCCCCCGGGCTGGTGTCCCCCAGCGCCGAGCCCCAGAGCAGCTCCAACCTGTCCCCAGCGGctgcagcggcggcggcggcggcggcggccgcggtGTCCGCGGTGCACCGGGGAGGAGGCTCGGGCAGCGGCGGCGCGGGAGGCGGCTcaggcggcggcagcggcgggggcggcggggcgggcggcgggggcggcggcagCTCTGGCGGGGGCAGCGGGACAGCCGGGGGCCACAGCGGCCTCTCCTCCAACTTCAATGAATGGTACGTGTGA
- the ZIC5 gene encoding zinc finger protein ZIC 5: MEPPVSKRNPPGLRLADLAMAQARLPQNMTGFPALASPPAHSQLRAAAAAHLRPRDPGADPGVAVTALGPEHMAQASAPGLSPPSQALPAQPEAPAATARAAASAAHPGGGGSNRARPSAPPPSAPPLARPPSPPPPPALSGYTTTNSGGGGSSGKGHSRDFVLRRDLSATAPAAAMHGAPLGGEQRSGPGSPQHPAPPPHSAGMFISASGTYAGPDGGGGPALFPALHDTPGAPGGHPHPLNGQMRLGLAAAAAAAAAELYGRAEPPFAPRSGDAHYGAVAAAAAAALHGYGAVNLNLNLAAAAAAAAAGPGPHLQHHAPPPAPPPPPAPAQHPLQHHPHLPGAAGAFLRYMRQPIKQELICKWIDPDELARPPPPPPPAGGAKPCSKTFGTMHELVNHVTVEHVGGPEQSSHVCFWEDCPREGKPFKAKYKLINHIRVHTGEKPFPCPFPGCGKVFARSENLKIHKRTHTGEKPFKCEFDGCDRKFANSSDRKKHSHVHTSDKPYYCKIRGCDKSYTHPSSLRKHMKIHCKSPPPSPGTLGYSSVGTPVGAPLSPVLDPARSRSSTLSPQVTNLNEWYVCQASGAPSHFHTTSSNGTTSESEDEEIYGNPEVVRTIH; this comes from the exons ATGGAGCCCCCTGTGAGCAAGAGGAACCCGCCAGGGCTCAGATTAGCGGATTTGGCAATGGCTCAGGCCCGGCTGCCTCAGAATATGACAGGCTTCCCGGCGCTGGCCAGCCCGCCCGCCCACTCCCAACttcgcgccgccgccgccgcgcacCTCCGCCCTCGAGACCCGGGCGCTGACCCCGGCGTGGCCGTCACCGCGCTCGGACCCGAGCACATGGCCCAGGCGAGCGCGCCGGGCCTCAGCCCTCCCTCCCAGGCGCTCCCGGCGCAGCCCGAGGCTCCGGCGGCCACCGCCCGCGCTGCAGCCTCGGCCGCGCACCCCGGCGGCGGGGGCAGCAACCGCGCGCGGCCCTCCGCGCCCCCGCCCTCGGCCCCTCCCCTTGCtcgtcccccctccccccctcctcctcctgccctctcGGGCTACACCACCACCAACagtggcggcggcggcagcagcggcaaAGGCCACAGCAGGGACTTCGTCCTCCGGAGGGACCTTTCCGCCACGGCCCCCGCGGCGGCCATGCACGGGGCTCCGCTCGGAGGGGAGCAGCGGTCGGGCCCCGGCTCCCCCCAGCACCCGGCCCCGCCTCCCCACTCGGCCGGCATGTTCATCTCGGCCAGCGGCACCTACGCGGGCCcggacggcggcggcggcccggCGCTCTTCCCCGCGCTGCACGACACGCCGGGGGCCCCCGGCGGCCACCCGCACCCGCTCAACGGCCAGATGCGCCTGGGGCTGGCCGCGGCGGCAGCAGCCGCGGCGGCCGAACTGTACGGCCGCGCCGAGCCGCCCTTCGCGCCGCGCTCGGGGGACGCGCACTACGGGGCGGTGGcggccgctgcagccgccgccctGCACGGCTACGGAGCCGTGAACTTAAACCTGAacctggcggcggcggcggccgcggctGCAGCCGGGCCCGGGCCCCACCTGCAACACCACGCGCCGCCcccggcgccgccgccgccgccggcgcCCGCGCAGCACCCGCTCCagcaccacccccacctcccaggggCGGCCGGGGCCTTCCTGCGCTACATGCGGCAGCCAATCAAGCAGGAGCTCATCTGCAAGTGGATCGACCCCGACGAGCTggcccggccgccgccgccgccgcccccggccGGCGGCGCCAAGCCCTGCTCCAAAACTTTCGGCACCATGCACGAGCTGGTGAACCACGTCACGGTGGAGCACGTGGGCGGCCCCGAGCAGAGCAGCCACGTCTGCTTCTGGGAGGACTGTCCGCGCGAGGGCAAGCCCTTCAAGGCCAAGTACAAGCTCATCAACCACATCCGCGTGCACACCGGCGAGAagcccttcccctgccccttcccGGGCTGCGGCAAGGTCTTCGCGCGCTCCGAGAACCTCAAGATCCACAAGCGCACTCATACAG GGGAAAAGCCTTTCAAATGTGAATTTGATGGCTGCGACAGGAAGTTTGCCAATAGCAGTGATCGAAAGAAACATTCCCATGTTCACACCAGTGACAAGCCCTACTACTGCAAGATTCGAGGCTGTGACAAATCCTACACTCACCCGAGCTCTCTGAGGAAGCACATGAAGATTCACTGCAAGTCTCCACCACCTTCTCCAGGAACCCTTGGTTACTCATCAGTGGGGACTCCAGTGGGTGCCCCCTTGTCCCCTGTGCTGGATCCAGCCAGGAGCCGCTCCAGCACTCTGTCCCCTCAGGTGACCAACCTCAATGAGTGGTATGTTTGCCAGGCCAGCGGGGCCCCTAGCCACTTCCACACAACTTCCAGCAACGGAACCACCTCCGAGTCTGAAGATGAGGAAATTTATGGGAACCCTGAAGTTGTGCGAACGATACATTAG